The Terriglobia bacterium genome window below encodes:
- a CDS encoding ATP-grasp domain-containing protein — translation MDKAIVLVESGPRLLREPLVRMLNERAAERLYFLRNAAEGSANRWIEEYVPHERILEIDFSERDGFGDRVVNAFERCGVRIGSVLASREDYVFHANEVARCSKSPPISCASSLALRHKGLMRQAFNCSGDLAVVRSETVDSVEEGLDKLDTFEGDIVVKPAELLGSVGVWKVCKGDRHAAERRLAEAAAADVVENLRSTTGISSQVVLEEYIPCLEEISVEGYVYQQRARPLLITEKRTSPEPTFFEVGHLIPSKLIWTGRDLVFGTFRRMCHSLSLSDTVVHAEMRVRPDGLVVPVELGARLAGDLIPQLVAAASGIDMERIAVALALGEDPLVETADARGAAGIQFLNRELPPRSWNPDGMPTGVTICRYDSVDEDLSRTGHLFVVGDTREQVLSRLHAVANQLGIGSAFV, via the coding sequence ATGGACAAAGCAATTGTGCTTGTGGAGTCGGGACCCAGACTGCTTCGAGAGCCATTGGTCCGAATGCTGAACGAAAGGGCGGCTGAGAGGCTCTACTTTCTTCGGAACGCTGCCGAGGGTTCTGCCAACCGGTGGATTGAGGAGTATGTGCCTCATGAGCGAATTCTGGAAATTGACTTTTCGGAGCGTGATGGCTTTGGCGACAGGGTTGTCAACGCGTTCGAGCGTTGTGGCGTCAGAATTGGTAGTGTCCTGGCGAGCCGCGAGGATTACGTATTTCACGCCAACGAGGTCGCGCGTTGCTCCAAATCACCACCGATCTCATGCGCGAGCAGCCTTGCACTGCGCCATAAGGGTTTGATGAGGCAGGCGTTCAACTGCAGCGGCGACCTTGCAGTCGTAAGATCGGAGACAGTCGATTCTGTCGAGGAAGGCCTCGACAAGCTCGACACCTTTGAAGGGGACATCGTCGTGAAGCCGGCGGAGCTTCTTGGCAGTGTGGGGGTATGGAAGGTCTGCAAAGGGGATCGTCATGCAGCTGAGCGACGTCTCGCGGAGGCAGCCGCAGCGGATGTCGTCGAAAATCTCCGCTCTACAACAGGCATTTCCAGCCAGGTCGTGCTTGAGGAGTATATTCCCTGTCTCGAGGAAATCAGCGTGGAAGGCTACGTGTACCAACAAAGAGCTCGCCCCCTTCTGATAACAGAAAAGCGAACGAGTCCGGAACCCACGTTCTTCGAAGTCGGACATCTGATCCCGTCAAAACTGATCTGGACTGGCCGGGATCTCGTATTTGGTACTTTCCGACGCATGTGCCACTCGCTTTCGCTGAGCGACACCGTTGTCCACGCCGAGATGCGGGTCCGACCCGACGGACTGGTTGTCCCAGTAGAACTGGGCGCACGACTCGCCGGAGACCTCATCCCTCAGCTGGTTGCGGCGGCAAGCGGTATCGACATGGAGCGAATCGCTGTTGCGCTTGCGCTTGGCGAAGACCCTTTGGTCGAGACGGCGGATGCGCGAGGGGCTGCAGGCATTCAATTCCTCAACCGCGAGCTTCCACCCCGAAGTTGGAACCCGGATGGAATGCCGACAGGGGTGACGATATGCCGCTATGACAGCGTCGACGAGGACCTTTCGCGGACCGGTCATCTTTTTGTCGTGGGCGACACACGGGAGCAAGTGCTCAGCCGCTTGCACGCCGTCGCTAACCAATTAGGAATTGGGTCGGCCTTTGTTTAG